The DNA segment CATACAAAAGTTAGTTAATATAAGTCGTTCAAGTTTATGCATAGTATAAATATGGATAGATAATTGCCCCATGTCCATGGAAAAATGAGGGATATAGACTTGGTCTTGTTTTTAATTCAATAGATAGACCTCTGATCGAAAAGACTATATTGCCCCTGCTTTAAGTGTTTTTTCTTTCCTCATTCTCTTCTTTCACGTCTCTGCGTTGTTGTTTTTTTTCTGGCTTCTTTTCTCACTCTCCTTCCTCatttttcctctttttttttttttttattcaccaAGCGGTCGACCGCCTTGGGAAAGCGGTCGACCAAGGCTTGGGCTTGGTCGACCGCTTTGACAGCTTGGTCGACCGCTTGGGTCGACCAAGCCTGGGTtggcttgggtcaacccaaaccattgtatatatattttattatatagtattattatcaaaaatattggtgGTCTAATGATTAGAGTTCAggagaagagaggagagaggAGAGTCAGGTTCGAATCCTGAAAAGGAGAGAGGGAAGGGAGAGAGGAGGAAAAATGAGTGttggaaataatttttttttcaaaataaaaaaaaagaccaAACTATCCTTAATTGAGACCCTGTGACTGAATTAAAAAACCAAGAGTttcttttattgaattgaaaacAAGACCAAatctatatatttaaatggCCCCATGTCCATGCATCTCCatccgattttttttttttttttttgggcatagttactaaataaaatttacaaatttctgattattaacaatttttttagattgtttttacataaatttaatttttagaatcaGGAAGACTGTGCATCTGAGCACAATGTCGCAAGACTTTTGTGTAGAATAAGACTGGTAATTATCTAGGGACAAACTCAAAGAATTCTCGTCAGACAAGAAAGCATAAAGTTCTTAAAAACATGCACCGGTTTATTTTCCAGTTTTCTTCGCTCTATTCTCGCTTCAAGTAAAGCATTATTCCTTTTCAAATCAGTCATTATTTGTAATTGTTAATCgatattattcaaaaaaaaatcccaATCCAAGTACATTACAATAATGGTTGCCCTGTGTTTTATAAGGTTTTCATACAAGTTGTGGTTCATTAAAATTTTCCCTAATCAAATGCTAATTTTGcaagagaaaaaaaatacatCTTTTATATGGTTTGATGCGAATATTATAATATGGACAAAGAAGTAGATTTTTCCAAGTGGAATTACACAGTGAATAGTGTCTAGAAACACTTAAAAAGTGcttttcagatttttttatttttattttaacaaaAGTTTGGTAATTAAATGAAGGTGCAAAAAGCAAAAATACATTAATGCAAGTTCGGGTATCAACACATTATGCCAAATTTCATTAAAATAAGTGTTTCAAAAAACTCGCTTAAATTTTAATGTGTTTAAACTCGATTATGTCAAATAAGAGTATTAAAagtataataataaattattaaatgtttttttttatttttacaaatatacataataaatgaaaacaaattaaaattcaaGTGCATTTATTTACATTTTGGTGCGCTTCGTGCAttttagaattatatatatatatagagttttgttatgctgcccaCCAACCATGCCAACCTTTGTGCCCACCATGTGCAATAGTTGAGTGTTTTATATATGGTGGGCACAGAGGTTGACATGGttggtgggcagcatagcaaaaaattcatatatatatatatatgttgatgtattaatttgtgtcccacatcggttggATACAAGTCAATATTCTGAGAGTTTAATATATAGACTTGGACAATCCTCTTCTGAGTAACGTTTAAATAGATTtcttaacatatatatatatttagaaatatttttattactATATTAGAATATCTAATAATGTTGGAATATGAGGGAAAAACAAAAAACTAGTTTAGATGGAGCAAAGACCAACGGAGAAGTATGGGGACGTGCTTTTGCAATTGAATGAAATGTACAAAAAGCAGAAAGGTATTAATgtgaattttaaaaatcaaaatttaatgaAATTAATGACAATATGCATAATTTTCAAAGCGCATCTTTCTCAAGATATATAAATCACGCACACACACCACCCTCTCACAAATCTCAGTGGATGTGAAGAATTCGGATTCTGAAAATGAAAATGGAAGCTAGTAGTCTGAGGAGGTTCGGGGATGAATACAGCACGCTGGTGGATCAATACGAGCGGCGTTCCTTTGAGGTGCAGCTGAACCAAGCCATTCTGGGGCGTAGCCTTTCCCAGCCCGCCGCTCAGCTCTGCCTGGTTTCGAAGCCAAAAGCCCGAGAGTCCGGTTTCCGGAAGGTGATTAAGAAGATGTTGGGACCAATTCTTGGAAAGAAATCGAGTCCAAGCAAAAATGCTCCCCCGAATCCGGACCCTTTCTTCTGGAAAACATGCAGCAGATCATTAAGGGTCTGATTCAGGCATCCGGCCGCCGTCAGTGTGTATGGAAAGATCAGATTTTGTGGTCTCATTTTGTTGTAATCTATTACAAATAACCATCCAAAGAATCTTTGTAACTGGTATTTTTCCCCATTTCAGTGTTCTTATCCTTCTTGCATGGCCTTGCATATCCCACCCCAAGAAAAAAGAGTaggttttattatttaatatctCATTTTCTCCTCTGATATACATACATTATTATAGGATATAATAATTAGTTTGGTTGCTACCAGCGACTGCTAATTAAATATACACCCAATATCTGCATTGTGAGTAATGGTGGGACAAAATAGTCAAATTTATCGAGTAAATGCATGGCGATACGTTACTCTAGGGattaatgatgatgatgacaagAAATTAATGGGGGTAGATTATATTCTCTCTTCGAAAACAAAATCTTATCTTAATTTCCCTCAGCCGGATTTTTCCTTGATTTCTCTAGTTTTACATAAATAACGAGATATCTATGCACGGCTCATGTACTGTCCAGTTCTGGTATCTATCAAAATTTCCTGGCCTTTGTCTATGAACAAAGGGACTGTAACCACAGCACCGGTATCAAGAGTCGCGGGTTTGGATCCACCTGCAATCCCCAAAAACAAACAACGAATACGTATGAAGCATTTAGAGTAAAGAACACTAGAACAACACACAAATTACTTTTAAATACCAAGAAAGCGTGCATCTAGTAGCAAGTACCTTGGGCTGTATCACCTCTGAGTCCAGGATCAGCTGCGACCACAGTTAACTTCACCGTGATAGGGAGCTCGAAATCAATAACCTTCAACAAGCAATGATAATTCATTATTTGTGTTTTGTAGCTTTTTGAATCTCGGATAACAAAAGTAAAACAGTTGACCGCTGTAAAATACCTTGCTATTCCAGAAAAGCAAATTGCAGTCCATGCCTTCCTTTAGCCACTTTGATTTATCCCCAACATCTGCCTCATCCAGACGGAATTCCTCGTATGTCGTCTGGAATGAATTCCATGCGTTTCATCAATCACACTACCCAAAAAGTACCACAGCCCATGTGCCAATGAAGATTAGCGTTTAAAAGTCATCACCACATGCTTGTATGTCTCGTGAGTTCTAGCAACATTAGATGGTGTGGTTTCCAAAAGACGGGCATTGTATCAAATTTTAAGTAAATACTATACATTACGGAGCTTCTCCCTTGGTTCCTATGCTTTGTGGAGTTAGGAAGGTTGTTTGACAAACAAAAGTCCGGGATAGACAATTTGAGCAATGGATAAAAGGATcagactaaaaaataaaatcaattgtAAATTCCTTtatgataatatattaaatcaaACAGAAGGTGGGCATGCTTCCCTTGAAGCTAACAAGAGTGAAACTATTTTACCTATCATTTTGGACCCAAACTCAGAACTACATGTCGAGCCGAAGATGAGCATCTTCCTTGTCATAGTTAGATTTACTTGTTCAAACAGAGATTCTTGTCTCTAATTTGGATGGTGAAAAGCTGGATGAGAAAATTTTGAACACACCATTTGACGAAATTGAAAGTACTAGACAACTAACCAAGTCCATGAAGACATATTGAGTACCATCTTTGTAAGTGTATTGCTTGGTTTCTTTCAGTATATCTGCCGCTTCCAACTGTATAAAATCAGGGGGCTAAATAACATAAACAATAAATCAACTAACATGGAAAGCTCAAACTTAAATTTCCATGGAACAAAATATTTTCTGGCTTGATGTAAATGATGTTTATTAGAATCCAATCACCGGGAAATTTGACTTCCCCAAACATGTAGGTCATATAATCCTATTGAAGTTTCAATCCCATAATCACATTGTTATGGTCCCAAATAAATTAGGCCGAGAAAGCCAATACAAATCACCAATATATCGAGTCAATACATTGTTGAGAGGGAACGGTGAGTACATATTTTCGGCTATTACTACCATGTGCTAGGGGCTAGGGAattaaatttttctctcttgtAAATGGTATTCATTGTTGAATCAACGCACTTTCAAGGTTCAAATGGTGTTTCAATAAGGAAATTCAGTGAGTAATTTTTTTTGTCACTTGTTTTTGAGTTGCTGGAGATTAGTGTTAGAAACGAGACTtgaacctaactcacctcaaaagctagctcaagaggtgaggtTTGCCCTTGTCAAGGTTCAAATGGTGTTTCAATAAGGAAATTCAGTGAGTAATTTTTTTTGTCACTTGTTTTTGAGTTGCTGGAGATTAGTGTTAGAAACGAAATTtgaacctaactcacctcaaaagctagctcaagaggtgaggtTTGCCCTTGTTCATATAAAGAGGGCCAGGTTATTTATCCAACCTATGTCAAAactagctcaagaggtgaggtATGCCCTTGTTCATATAAAAAGGGCCAGGTTATTTATCCAACCTATGTGGGACACAAATCAATACACCAACAATTAGGTTCCAACAAATACCAACCATAAATTAGACCTCCTCTACTTATAAAACTCCATTATGAATATGTACTCACATCCAATCTCAAAAGCGTTCACCACATGATATATATACTTTGATAGAGTAAACTAACAAGAAAGAATGAGAGTACAGAACAAACAACCATAAAGTAAATTACCTTACTTCCAGCTCTGAAAGTTCTTTCAACTTGGTTTCCTGTCACATAGTTGCGCAATGTGGTCCTCACGTACGCTGCGCCTTTACCAGGTTTGACATGGAGAAACTCTAAAAAATGCCCACATTCCAAATAAAAGATAACCAACAAAACTATGAATCAACCCAACCAAACCAGAATTATATACCAGAGAATTGTCAagtaaagaaaagaaagaagtcaAATTGAAGGCAATGGGTTTACTCCATCCATTGAGTAATAAACAGAATTCAAAACCAAACGTAAGACAGGAGGAGAAAAAATTACCAAGAACCCGCCAAGGAGCTCCATCCACTTCAATGTTGAGGCCTACTTTGATGTCATTGCTGGACAACGCATATATTCCTGCAACCAAAATGAAAAGGATGAGATCATGGCTATAAAATGGGTAAAGAGAATAGTGGAAAAGCTTCCGCTTTAGCTTACTGGGAAATGCAAGTCGGCGGGAGGGGGTtctgagttgattgagaaggaAAGATGGGGGGGAGTTGGAGCAGAGAGACGAAGATAGTGGGCGGAAAGAATGGGGATTGAAAGTCGGGATTCCCGCCATGGCCGTGGCAGTGAAGTACCGAGGAGGTGAGCAGACAAATTCGCCGGCCGGCAGCCCTACCTGAGTTGGATAAGGCTGTGGGGGTTCAAAGTCGAATATCCAATATCTCTCACACTATATTTTTGCCCCTTTTTCGATTTTAGCCCTTTTCACAATTACATTTTTCACCTTTCTTCAAACTTTATCCCTTTTCATTATAACATTTTCACCTTCAATTCCGTGAGAGATTATATAATATGCCGCCTCCATTTTTCGGTAGACCTCCGTACGAACATCACGttgtaaaacaaaaataactaaatattaATGAGTTTACGTAGCTATTCGCGTGAACCTTTGGGGGAAAAAGAAATTTACTGAGTAGTCCAcaattttttcttttcagtgagatatttgcatatatatttgaaatatatactatttggataCACGTGTTGTGTGTTTGTAAaatctatttttaattaaaaaaatgaataaatgatggaaacaaatgcaaaaattatggcaaaaaaaataaatgtgacattttcataattaaatagCTATCAAATGACGAACAATTAAAAAGTATGAGTATATATCAATTTACCAAAATCCCATTCATGTTTAATGTGGTGTGTTAAATTAGGTACAATCATGCACCCCATGGGCAACGTGGTGGAGGGCCATGATTGACCAAAATTAGTGGATCCCACATGATTTGATGTGCGGCCCGATAAATTAGATCCTACCTATACATGCATTATCTTGACATACATCTAACAACCCGATAAATTAGATCCTACCCCGCAGTTATTGATAATTGTAGACTCAAATGATCCGCGGGACCCACTGATTTTGGCCAATTGTGGCCCTCCACGTTGCCCATGTGGTAGTAGGGATGGCAAAAATTCCCGAAATCCCGACCCTTCCCGAATCCCATCCCATTCCCGTCCCGAAAAAATCTCAATCCGAAATTTTTCCGAACCGAACTTTCGGGATTTTTTCcatcccgattaatatcgggaGCGGGGTCGGGAATAAAACCTTAAcccgacgggattcccgacccatcccgaaataatataataatatattttattaataaatttattaatataataagctaaaattgtggacttaattcgcataatttttattgttgggacgatcaaattgtaaaatcacgaaatgccattttatttttgtgtatttttttaaaaaaattaaattaataatttaattaattcatatttataattatctaattataacaaatatgtagaacaagactcaagagattaatttgacaatctatattttaacaaaatttatttaataattgtatccgaatattttattaataattatctgatacattttttattttaacaaaACTTTGAAACATTATCCGAATATTTTAATAgtatatgttttaagttgaatatttatttttatttataaatataagtttctaaatagtatatttaataacattatcactttttttttgaacgaaatcttgaacatgaaaaaaaattcgggattTTCTCATcctacccgacgggatcccgaacattcagGATCCCGAATAGTCGGGTTCCGAAATGTTTCGGGTACGGGAtcggaagaaaaaaaaaatttcgattcTTTTCGGGACGAGAGATGGGTAAGGGTTTTAAGGAACGGGTTccgaccctattccacccttatagGGTAGTACCCCATGAGCAATGAGCAGCATCGACACTTTCGTTAAATTAGATACGGAAACTTTGACATTAGATGGACCATGAGGTCCATGAAACTAAAATGTTTCAAGTTAATGtatctaataaataaattaacaatCTACAAATTTCGTTGTACTTATAATATCATTCTTATTATATAAGAGGGAGAGGACTATACAAACATTTGATCGGGTGGTAtcgtttattattattttattaaaaaaattgaatattttccttttcatttatttatttatctattttcagTTTTTAAAAATTACCAAAATACTCCCGatcaatttttataatttagattacaaacaaaacattgaaaaaaataaatttttagatATATTTATAGTTGTACTTATATTCTGTTAATTTGTTTAGCGGTTAAATGATGGTTATATCAAATCCCTTGTTTATAAACATTGTAGTTACATTCTTGAGCAGTAATGAGATAATTTTCTCTCCATCCAAGTTCTCTCTATTAACCGTAATATGGTATCAGTTGTATTTCGTCGCTGCGGCAGCTCCGCCCATCTCCGATCGCTCAATCTTTGAGAAATTTTCGATCGTTCTCCTGTTAAATCCTTTCGCAGACAGTGGTTATCTCTTCTCTTTCACATGGCAACGGCAAATACTCGGTGTCCAGCTACTTCCAATGGCAGATCCGCCATTGATGATCCAACGAGTCCTTATTTTCTTCACCACACCGACAATCCCGGGCTATCTCTCGTATCTCAGCCACTCACAGGTGAGAATTACTCCTCTTGTAGTCGTGCGATGCTCATCGCTCTTTCTGTCAAGAACAAGTTAGGATTCATCGATGGATCTATCGCAAAACCTGATGATACTGATGTCAATCTTATGGCTGCCTGGATCCGCAACAATAATGTTGTCATCTGATAGTTacatttttattgcatttgttaaagtcattttgttgttgttttgcattagtttacatgttttatttatgcattttgttcattttgCATGTTCCGTATTTGCATGATCGATTTCTcggttttgtggttaggttgtgCAATTTTGCGGATACTTGGAAGGTACTTTGGAGTCATGGAAATGATGggaatttctgaagattttcagccgctcgatccgcaggatgttgcagatcgagcgggcgCCTTTACTTTGAAGACAGTAGGCATGAAgaattttggccgctcgatccgcagacttttaccgatcgagcggcgcatGTTTTTACCAGGCAgtaattttgggaattttggctcgctcgatccgcaggatgttgccgatcgagcgggcatcgcTTTTCgggaaaaattttatatttttggaaactttgttattttagtcTCTAGCCTTTATTAGACCTTTATTCCGGTTTTTGAagattattatcagattgtggagaatttctcttggaggctaggttttgttcttcaattttctctctagttttcttcttttctttgaatttttattgatttggtgatgaatcgttgtagctaaaccttttatacttggttgagggagacgaaaccttgatatattttattcatgagatttgattttcagtgtttaatctttattaagtatcaatctttgatctggtttatttcatgtttgtatgcgagattttaggattggccatcttaggattttgttttgcaagctatagctaaattaaaattcaaattcgtaattgtttgaataatctaatttgcgaagcaactacgcttgatattttctgctgttgaatttattaaattgtaggatcaattattaaCTAGGCTAAATaaaaccgctggtgtttgtgttgtctaggtttgtcagttttactagtttgaatgctatcgtgaatttaaatctagattgcggttatcgggttaattaattggtaagagttaatttagaatgctgttttctaattaactaaaattacgatGAAACAGGAATTTAGTTTTCAGTGATGAATATTTAatgggattaattatttttagagaatcgatgattgaatgaataaatatcaagggtgtagtcaactgatatcaagtctcgtctcttattgatttctccagtttaattttcaatctttcatgatagtgataatttgaatatttaattgtttaaatttcttagtagttaGTCCAAACTTCAAAGCCCCCTTTTTATTTACTtaggacacattaaatttacattttctcgtggaaacgatccctactctcactactacataatttatttatctgattggagtcgggtaatttgggtgcGACATGACTAAGCGcaaccaaattttggcgccgttgccggggaatggtgttaattttttttgtgttcattttcttttttcttttttcttttattttgtttcatctcactctcttctcttttct comes from the Henckelia pumila isolate YLH828 chromosome 1, ASM3356847v2, whole genome shotgun sequence genome and includes:
- the LOC140875459 gene encoding uncharacterized protein, which encodes MAGIPTFNPHSFRPLSSSLCSNSPPSFLLNQLRTPSRRLAFPRIYALSSNDIKVGLNIEVDGAPWRVLEFLHVKPGKGAAYVRTTLRNYVTGNQVERTFRAGSKLEAADILKETKQYTYKDGTQYVFMDLTTYEEFRLDEADVGDKSKWLKEGMDCNLLFWNSKVIDFELPITVKLTVVAADPGLRGDTAQGGSKPATLDTGAVVTVPLFIDKGQEILIDTRTGQYMSRA